The nucleotide window CTCGATCACGTATTCCACCAGCAGCGCGCCGTAGCCCAGGCCGCGGTGGTCCGGATGGACGATCACGTCCTCCATGAGAATGACGAAGCCACCGCGCGCGGTGGAGATGGTGAACAGCAGGTTCACCATGCCGATGATCCGGTGGTCCGTCCGCAGCACGAAGATGCGCCCGCGGTTCGGTTGCTCCAGGATCAGTTGCAAGCCGCGTTCCTGGGTCCCGCGGTCCGGAGAAAAGTCTCCGGAATGCGCGAAGAGCTCCATCACCAGTTCGGTGAGAGCGGGCAGGTCGTCGATCGTCGCAGGCTCGACACGCGGCTGGTTGGTATCCGGCGTCCGGGTCTCAGGTTCCTGCATCACGGGGTCCATGGCCGGACGCTGCCACACCCGGGGGCCCGGGACACGCGCAAATTTCCGGGGGGAGGACGGAAAAAATTCACATTTCCGTGATAATTGGTGGATTGACATCCGTTTCCCGGGACATAGAGTGCGCGCCCGCCCTGCCAGCAGGGAGGATTTTCCTTTCACCGCGACCTGCCATGAGCTTCCGCACCTATCAGCCCTCCAAGCGTACCCGCCGCCGCCAATTCGGATTCCGTGCCCGCATGGCCACCAAGGCCGGTCGCGACATCCTTCGCCGCCGCCGCCAGAAGGGCCGCAAGCGCCTCCTGCCGAAGGGCGTTGAGATTCCGTACAAGCGCCACACGGTGCAGCACGGTTCCTGAGTGCCCCGCGCCGCGGGCCGGGATCGGGGAAACCCCGTGAACCCGCCATGCGACTTCCGCGCAAGCACAGCATGACCCGCCGCGACGAGTTCGCGCGGGTCCGGACCACCGGTCAGGCGAAAGCCGGCCGGTTTGTCGTTTTAAGCACCTTGGAGGATTCCACGCTCGATGGAATCCGCACCGGCTTCATCACGACCCGCAAGTCCGGCAAGGCTCACGACCGTAATCTGCTGCGGCGTCGTTTCCGCGCGATGGTGCGTTTGTTCGCGCCATCCTTCGTGGAACCGAAGCGCTTTCTCGTCACCATCGCCCGGCCCGGAGCCGCCGCCGCGACCTATGCGGAACTGGAGGCGGACTGGGTGCGCCAGGCGAAACGTCTCGGGCTTTTCGGTCCCAACCCGCCCCGTCCGTGATCAATCGTGCCGCCAGCTGGGTGATGCGGAAAGGGGTGCGCTTCTATCAGAAGTTCCTCAATCCCGTGCTCAAGGCCGTGGCCGGTCCGATGTCCGGCTGCCGCTACACACCGACCTGCTCGAACTATTTCTTGCAAGCTGTCGAAGCCCACGGACCGTGGCGCGGCGCGTGGCTCGGTATTTGCCGGATTTTCCGCTGTCATCCCTGGGGGGGCTGCGGTTATGACCCCGTCCCGCCGCCAAGGAATTCCAATCCCTCCGACCCGGCTCCCTGAGGCATCACGCCCGCACTTTTCCTTCCCATGTACGATCGCAAGACCTGGATCATCCTTACCGCCTGCTGTGTGCTGTTGGCGGCCAATCTCTACTTCCAACCGAAGCCGCCTCCGGCGGAAACGCAGAACCAGGCTGCGGGCCAGAACTCCGCGGCGCCAGGCACGCCCGGCCTCGCCGTGCAGCCCGCGCCTTCTCCGGAGGCTGAGGAACAGACCCTCACCATCGAGACCGACAAGGCGGTCTTCACCTTCAGCACCTATGGTGGTGGCCTGAAGTTCGTGGATCTGAAGGAGCAGTTCGCGGTCGGCAGCAAGACCGAGCGCATCCGCCTCAACCGCAATGCCCCGGCTCCGATGGCCGCGCTAGCGGGCTCCGATCAGGTTTCCGGCAATGTGGTCTATCACTTCGTCGAGCAGGAATCGCTGCCGGGCAAGAAGGTCGTCTTCAGCACGAACTATCCGAATGGCCTGGTGGCGAAGAAGGTTTTCTCGATCATCGAGAACGGCCAGCCGGGCTCACCTTATCTGATCGACTTCAACCTCCAGCTCCAGAACACCTCGGGACAGCCGGTATCGCTCGCCGACTACAGCCTGTTCCTCGGTGAAGCGGCTCCCGTACACGCGCACGAACCGTTCCCGGCTTCGTATTTCTGGCTCAACGATGGCGACATCAAGACGGATGACACCGGCAAGTTCAAGGGTGGCTGGTTCAGCGGAGCTCCGAAATCCGTGGTGATGGAAGACGCTCCCAAGCTGGAATACGCCGGAGTGGCCGACCAGTTCTTCACCACTCTGATCCGGCCGAAGGACGTGCAGGCCTCCAAGCTGTGGCTCCGCTCCAAAGACGTGAAGATCGGAGACAAGGAGCTCAAGTCCATCTATGGCGGCTTCAGTCTGCCCGCCGTCTCCATGGCTTCCAATGAAACCAAGGCTTTCGGCTACACCATCTTCGCCGGGCCGCGCCACAACGCCATGTTGCGCCAGATGGGCGGAAACTGGAGCGACATCATGCCCTACAGCGTCTTCGGCTGGGTGGCGAACCCGCTCAACCGCCTGCTCAACTGGTTCCACTACGCCTTTCGTAATACCGGTCCGCAGTGGGCATGGGGTCTGGCGATCATCGCGCTGACCCTCACCGTGCGCACCGCGATCTGGCCGCTCTATGCGAAATCGACCCGCTCGATGAAGCGCATGAGCAAGCTCCAGCCGGAGATGGCGAAGCTGAAGGAGAAGTATGCGGACGATCCGAACCGCATGAACCAGGAGATGATGAAGCTGTACCGCACGTACGGCGTCAATCCGCTGGGCGGCTGTCTGCCGATGCTGATCCAGATTCCGATTTTCTATGGCTTCTTCCGCGTCCTCCAGTATGCGGTGGAACTTCGCGGCCAGGGCTTCCTGTGGGTGCATGACCTTTCCCAGCCGGACACCCAGTGGATGATCCCGATCTTCGGAGGCATTCCTCTCAATCCGCTGCCGATCGTGATGGGTCTTACCAGCTTCATCCAGATCGCGATGACGCCGAAGACGGGTGACAAGACCCAGCAGCGGATGATGATGATGATGCCGTTCATCTTCTTTTTCTTCTGCTACAACTTCGCTTCCGCACTCGCGCTCTACTGGACGACGACGAACCTGTTCTCGATCATGCAGACGTGGATCACCAACAAGATGCCCGAACCCGAGCTGAAGGAAAAGAAGGCCGTTCCCGGCAAGAAGACCTTCATGGAGCGCATGGTGGAGAAGCAGCAGGAGATGGAACGCATCCAGCGCGCGCGCCAGCAGGGGATCGACCCGGGCAGCGAGCCACCCAAGAAGAAGCGTCCGCCGCGCACCGGTGGTTGAGATTTCCAATGAAAACGGCGGAGGTGATTCTCCGCCGTTTCTGTTTGTCCGGGTCGTTTGCTGACGCTCCAGTTCGACCCCTTTTCATCCGTGTATGAGGGAGTAGTGACTCCTTCCACAAGTCTCGGATGGATCACCACTGATTTACTGATGAAGAACGAGAATTTCTCTGCAATCTGTGTAATCAGAGTAACCCTTCCAATCTGCGGTTCTCCGCGCCGCTGTCCGGAGAAATCGCTTTCATTCCGGGGTGGGTGACTACTTCGGCAGATGCTCGGAGCAGTATTCCTGGCCATCGCTGCCGATGCGGAATTCAAGCTCGGGCTTGTGATGCTCGGTCCGCTGGCACACGGAGCATTGGTGGAATGCATCCTCTTCCGGCAACTGCCGCCGTTTGAAATCACGGGCGCGCTGCGCGGACCTCGCCACGCGGGCCTGTCCTTTCAGGGCGGGGATGCCAGCCCACAGCAGGTAGTTCGACACCGCGAACAGATAGAGAGGAAATGCGACGAAATTCTGGAGAGCGGTTAGAAACAAGGCGACCCCCAACACGATGGCGATGATCCGCACCTCCACCGGGAATATGAACATGAGGCGGAATTCGAATTTCGGGAACAAGGTGGCGAAGGCGAAAAAGGCGGTGAGATACAAGGTGATGGTGCTGCCGACCAGCGGTGTGCCGTGGATGAAATTGGCCGCGATCAGGGAGAGGATTCCGGTGTAGTAGAAGATCGAGGTGCTGAAACTGCCCCATGCTTCCTCCAGGCTGTCGCTGATCAGGAAGGTGATCACTAGCAGGAAGAACGCGAACACCGCCGCCATGGGAGTGAATCCGGTCTGGGCGGATGAGGCGAAAAGAAAGGTGACGGCTCTCCAAGCCTCTCCCGCGAAGATTTTCGACCGGTCGAACTCCAACAATGCACCGAGATCCGGCCGCACGAATTGCAGCGCGAATGCAAGCGCGTGGAGAATCGCGTAGAAGCGGAGGAAATGCGGGAATGCCATCCACCCGCACTTGCGTTCAATTTTCGAAAGCCATCCCATACGGCGGGAAGGATTGCCGGTTCCGGCCGGTTGACAAGAGCGGGGTGGGGGAGCAGTCTCCCGCGCGTGTCCGATTTGTTGAAACGTAGTCCCTTGGAAGCCGCCCACATTGAGCTGGGTGGGAAGCTCGTGCCCTTTGCCGGCTGGAACATGCCGGTGCAGTACACCGCGATCCTTGATGAGCACTCCGCCGTCCGCACCAAGGCCGGGGTGTTCGATATCTCCCACATGGGCCAGTTCCTGGTTTCGGGAGAAGGTTCGCTGGAGTGGCTGAACAAGATGCTCGCCAACAACGTGGCCAAGCTCGGCATCGGCGAAGGCCAGTATACCTTTCTTCTGAACGGCCACGGCGGCGTGATCGATGACCTCATCATCTACCGCACCGGTGAAAACGATTTCTTCCTGGTGGTGAATGCCTCGATGATCGAAGAGGATTTCGCGTGGTTTGCGAAGCATCAGCCGGAGTCCATCGAACTGCGCAACGAGAGCGAACTGTGGGCTGGCATGGCCGTGCAGGGACCGGAATCTTCCGCTGTCTTTGCCGTGGTCTGCCCTGGCGAAACCCTGCCGCCACGCAACGGCATTTCCAAGACCTCCACCGGCTCGATCGTCTGCCGTACCGGCTACACCGGTGAGGACGGCTTCGAGTTCTTCAGCCCGGCGGAAGAAGGTGGCGAGTGGCTCAAGAAGTTCGTCGCCGCCGGAGCGAAGCCCTGCGGCCTCGGCTGCCGCGACAGCCTGCGCCTGGAGATGTGCTATCCGCTCAATGGAAACGACCTCGCTCCGGACCGCACGCCGATCGAGGCGGGCCTTGGATTCTTCGTGGACCTGGACAAGGGCGACTTCATCGGTCGAGAGACCCTCGCGAAGCAGAAGGCGGAAGGCCCGGCCGTGAAGCTGGTGGCCCTCCAATACACCGACAAGGGCGCGCCGCCGCGTGCACACTACGCCGTGTTCTCACCGGAAGGTGAAGCCCTCGGCGAACTCTCCAGCGGGGTGCATTC belongs to Luteolibacter ambystomatis and includes:
- the gcvT gene encoding glycine cleavage system aminomethyltransferase GcvT; its protein translation is MSDLLKRSPLEAAHIELGGKLVPFAGWNMPVQYTAILDEHSAVRTKAGVFDISHMGQFLVSGEGSLEWLNKMLANNVAKLGIGEGQYTFLLNGHGGVIDDLIIYRTGENDFFLVVNASMIEEDFAWFAKHQPESIELRNESELWAGMAVQGPESSAVFAVVCPGETLPPRNGISKTSTGSIVCRTGYTGEDGFEFFSPAEEGGEWLKKFVAAGAKPCGLGCRDSLRLEMCYPLNGNDLAPDRTPIEAGLGFFVDLDKGDFIGRETLAKQKAEGPAVKLVALQYTDKGAPPRAHYAVFSPEGEALGELSSGVHSPSLGTGIGLAYLPSAWTKIGTEVRIDVRGRQFPAKVVKKPFYKPAAKA
- the rpmH gene encoding 50S ribosomal protein L34; translation: MSFRTYQPSKRTRRRQFGFRARMATKAGRDILRRRRQKGRKRLLPKGVEIPYKRHTVQHGS
- the yidD gene encoding membrane protein insertion efficiency factor YidD; its protein translation is MINRAASWVMRKGVRFYQKFLNPVLKAVAGPMSGCRYTPTCSNYFLQAVEAHGPWRGAWLGICRIFRCHPWGGCGYDPVPPPRNSNPSDPAP
- the rnpA gene encoding ribonuclease P protein component, translated to MRLPRKHSMTRRDEFARVRTTGQAKAGRFVVLSTLEDSTLDGIRTGFITTRKSGKAHDRNLLRRRFRAMVRLFAPSFVEPKRFLVTIARPGAAAATYAELEADWVRQAKRLGLFGPNPPRP
- the yidC gene encoding membrane protein insertase YidC; its protein translation is MYDRKTWIILTACCVLLAANLYFQPKPPPAETQNQAAGQNSAAPGTPGLAVQPAPSPEAEEQTLTIETDKAVFTFSTYGGGLKFVDLKEQFAVGSKTERIRLNRNAPAPMAALAGSDQVSGNVVYHFVEQESLPGKKVVFSTNYPNGLVAKKVFSIIENGQPGSPYLIDFNLQLQNTSGQPVSLADYSLFLGEAAPVHAHEPFPASYFWLNDGDIKTDDTGKFKGGWFSGAPKSVVMEDAPKLEYAGVADQFFTTLIRPKDVQASKLWLRSKDVKIGDKELKSIYGGFSLPAVSMASNETKAFGYTIFAGPRHNAMLRQMGGNWSDIMPYSVFGWVANPLNRLLNWFHYAFRNTGPQWAWGLAIIALTLTVRTAIWPLYAKSTRSMKRMSKLQPEMAKLKEKYADDPNRMNQEMMKLYRTYGVNPLGGCLPMLIQIPIFYGFFRVLQYAVELRGQGFLWVHDLSQPDTQWMIPIFGGIPLNPLPIVMGLTSFIQIAMTPKTGDKTQQRMMMMMPFIFFFFCYNFASALALYWTTTNLFSIMQTWITNKMPEPELKEKKAVPGKKTFMERMVEKQQEMERIQRARQQGIDPGSEPPKKKRPPRTGG
- a CDS encoding GNAT family N-acetyltransferase, whose amino-acid sequence is MQEPETRTPDTNQPRVEPATIDDLPALTELVMELFAHSGDFSPDRGTQERGLQLILEQPNRGRIFVLRTDHRIIGMVNLLFTISTARGGFVILMEDVIVHPDHRGLGYGALLVEYVIEFARQKDFKRITLLTDRISAESQHFFQKHGFEYSNMIPMRRIID